The Rhododendron vialii isolate Sample 1 chromosome 1a, ASM3025357v1 region AAGTTGTTCTTTGAACTACTCAGTTGTCTTTTGGCAAGAATTTATGATTTGTATGCTAATCAGTGATCACCTAAGCTGGTTTACTTaatgacaaataaaaaagaggcTTAGTTTCACAAACATCGTTTGTGGTCCTTTGTTCCAAACAAAGGCACTGGATTAAAAAGTATCATGCTATTTTAGGCCAAGTTGTCCCGTATCTTATTATCAACTTCCAAATCAAACCTAAGATTCATCATCCCCTTGTTCTTAACTTCCAAATCAAACCTAGGATTCATTCGTCTTTGGTTTATTTGACTGACACCTGGGAGTGGAGACTGGGTGAGGTTGGAGGCTCCCAATGTTATTGGGTCCCAACATCATTGGGTGTAGTTGGCTCGTTAGAGCTTCTAGCCCGTAGAAGCTTAATCTCCAAATATACCATCTGCAAAAGAGAACACCCACACACTGAGCTTCAATCAAATAGTCTAATGGATTCGATCCCCTAACTGTCTTTCACTATAATGTAGTTGCGAGACCtgccaaaaaatatgaaagagCAATCTTGATAAGCACGGATAAGAAGCAGTTAGGGTCCAGTCCGGATTAGGAACTTCTAATCCACTAAAAAAATTCCtatgaaatacaaaaaataaataacttcaTTCTCTTTCTCACGAATATGTCAAATACCCCAAATGGGACATGATTACACATCTAGTCATCTAATATTTAAAACTATTCACGATGCAACTCTGGCTTGCCACGGTGTACCAAACAGTTCATTGGCAGAACTcttacaaacaaaacaaaaaaaagctcaaACACGTATATGTACCTAATTTTTCCGGTAAACCCATATGCTAATTTGGAAATTGATGTAGAAAAACTCCCACACATGAAAAACAGTTTCTAAATTTCACCTTTGACGCTTGTTTCATGATCGACAACCACAATCCATTATTCGATCAGTGAGAGAATGGCAATTGCTCTTTAATTCTTCAGTTTGGCCAATACCCAAACATAAAATCAAGTTCTTTATCGGTCTTTGTGAAATAGCTAGGATTGAGATGGCTTACATGAAGAAAGAAGTGGTGACGATGCGGCCGATCGCGAGCATGAAGATGGCTAGGGTTGGGTACCACTCGTCGGGGACCGAGCTGGATATGGGTTTCACTGATTGACCCTGTTTTCCGTTCCAAAAGGAAAACACAGAAtgcaaaaattagaaaacagaaacaaaaaagaaacgaaataAAAGAGAGGGGGGAGAAATTTGATACTGCCATATTCAGATTTGCGATCGGCTTTTCTGTTTGTCTGAAAGACTCTAAACACTCAATGATTATACTCCCGGAGGAGTTGATGAGACTTGTAGAGAAGatgcggggagagagagagagagaggtttttgtAATcagaaaacataaacaaaaaagaaacgaaataGAAGAGAGAGGGCAGAGCGGCGGCGGCGCCGTCTGTCTTTGGTTGTTGAGGGAGGGGCGGTGGCTAAGCTGCGTGAGGGCCGACCGTattcgtagagagagagagagagagagagagagagaggagggtttGAAATCTTTGGATTTTGGAAATCGGATTTCCATATTGAACGGGAaatgtgtgattagaaaataatcaaaaaatgtgAAGTATTTACGAGCCTGCCATTGTATAATGGAGGGTGGAGATTTATGTAGGCATGAggataaatctggagcgttggttgtcttttagattcaaacacagctctgttttattatataacTCCTAGAGGAGTTGATGAGGCTTGTAGAGAAGatgcggggagagagagagagagaggtttttgtaatcagaaaacagaaacaaaaaagaaacgaaataGAAGAGAGAGGGCAGAGCGGCGGCGGCGCCGTCTGTCTTTGGTTGTTGAGGGAGGGGCGGTGGCTAAGCTGCGTGAGGGCCGACCGTattcgtagagagagagagagagagagagagagagagagagaagagggttTGAAATCTTTGGATTTTGGAAATCGGATTTCCATATTGAACGGGGaatgtgtgattagaaaataatcaaaaaatgtgAAGTATTTACGGGCTTGTCATTGTATAATGGAGGGTGGAGATTTATGTAAGCATGAggataaatctggagcgttggttgtcttttagattcaaacacagctctgttttattatatagatgtgTGAGGTTAACACATATACGAGAGAAGTGGTCAGTAGAATTGCACGTTCATGTTCAATCAAACTAACTTTTTCATGTATGATTACTCTACAAGAATTACAATATGAATAGTTCTGATTATAGTTGAAACACCCGAGGCAGGTTTACCTTAAACCAAACTTATGActataaggctccgttccggaattgtaaaataagtatttattttttaagaaggtaatttcaaactcaaaaataatatatttatgcaaataattttcctaccaatatagatcttgtttgatagatctcatcaagatctttaatacagtgcaaaaaaaattaaaaatatatttttcatttacattatttttgagtttgaaaatatgaaataagctgcttattttttaagaagacttctggaacggagcctaaggatTACAAGATGAATAGTTTTGATTACAGTTGTTGTTAGACCGAGGTAGGGTTACCCCAAGCCAAACTTATGACTAGAAGTAACTACTTCGTCCGttctaatttgtttgtttaatttcaaaattttactcccttcgtccctttttaagtgtcctgcttcgtaactccaacttattaaaaagacatcatcattacacctttcacatcaactttttcctccattttccctacttacccatcatcattacacttttactcactaactttttaaaataaaatctacttttagggacaaaatagacaatacaccaacttttacccccataactttacaaaatagacacttattaagggacagcccaaaatgaaatactggacacaaaaaaaaggacggagggagtaactttttTAGAGAATACAATGATTACATCTAAAAAGATGCAACTTCCACATCTACCTTCGAACTTCTTTACAAAAGTTACTTTATTCCACTAAAGAAACggcaaaaagggaaaattaatTCTATTAGAAGTtaaatggacaaatattttggaacattCAAACGTTAAAAAGTAGACAAAAAAATCGGGACGAAGGGGGTAGGATATAGTCAAAACATTGTTCTCGCAACACAAACTCAATAACGGAAAAAATACTTATAGCACATCAATCAATGAGCAACATATGCACAGGTAAACAAGGGGCATAGTTAAAACGTTATGAGACATTTTGAAAACCCgaaaacatgagagagagagagagagagagagagaagagtaaaGAGGTACAAGGGGATCTGATCTCCTTTATTCTGAAAACCCCTATGCCTTTGTACCGAGGAATTTTCCGACCGCCGGATTGTGTGATTTGTTTTTGTAGGATCAAGCGCTTACCATCTTACCAAAACCCACCGCAGGTAGTGGTAAAAGCGTAACTCGACCTTGACTCTAATACCACCTAAAAAATCAGGTTTCCTAACAATCCGTTAAAACTCTAACAATATGAAAGCGAATCACTAATTAATACTATCAATAAAAAACTACGCAAGCAATCAATCACATAACGCAGAGATAGACGTGGAAACCCCTAGAATGGGTAAAAACCACAGAAATGAATCAAATTACTATAATTattgtgcagttacagatatacTACACCCAATGATCTTGATCTCCAACAACCTTGAATCTACAAGCCTTCCAAAACCTAAAAGAAAATCTCCTATCCGTTAAAACCCTAACAGTATGAAAGCGAATCACTAATTAATACTATCAATAAAAAACTATGCAAGCAATCAATAACATAATCCAGAGATATACGTGAAAACCTCCAAGATGGATAAAAACCACAAGAATGAATCAAATTACTATAATTattgtgcagttacagatataccaCATCCAATGATCTTGATCTCCAATAGCATTGAATCTACTAGCCTTCCAAAATCTAAAAGAATCTCGTTTAAGGATAGCTCCCACATgccttttcaaaaaagaaaaaggatagcTCCCACAGAAACCTGTTGTTTTGATTACCTCACGTACTGCCGCACACCTTTCTTTCTCTTATTACAGTATAttatgagaaatgattttgccattcattttttttgttaacgtcgcTCCCTTGACAAGTatatttttgtacaaaaaatatacttgcagaagagtgacattaacaaaaatggaGTAGCAAAATCAACGGCCTATATTATATGTGCCTTTCCCCAATTTCTTTGGCTGcacccttttctttttatatagGTGTAGTCAAACACTAGGAGGAAAATAACAAGTCTAAATAACACTTTTCCTTTTCCACGTTGCTTTCTCATTTAAATGACAGAAGGTACCGATTGAGAAACCCAATTGATCTGTCTTCGCCAAAATTCGTCTCATTGTAGTCGACTTCCTTCTTTAACCAAAACACTCACTCTtgaatataaatataaataataatgaTTTCTTCCACTCTAATTCTATACAGACTCACtagcatataaaaaataataaaattacaactcgatctaaaatatgtgttttgtgGTACGGAATTGTCAGTACAATTAAGACTACGGAATTTGGTCCTTACAATCTCTCCCTTTGGCACTTTCATGACAAAACATACTACAATGAAAATCTAACGAACTGAGATCGAGTTGTAGAGAAGCTGCAAACAAAACTCCACATTCAAACACATTAGAATAATAAGCAACCTACGCCTCCTTTCATCATTCTCCCCCTTCTTGACATGAAAAGACCAAGGGTTAATAGGATAAAGCAATAAATGCGAATAGAAGAGAATTAAGCAATTAGTGATCAATAGAAGCAGCCAAATAAGAAATTTAAGCGAAGCGCAAATAATAGCATAAATAGCTTGATAGTTAAATTCAATAGCAGCAAAGAACTATAGAAAAACATAAACGCAATGCCTCATCGTACCAATCACAGGTTTGAAGCCAATTAGACAAACCCTGGCTATCAAAACTTCATACAGAACAAATGCCAAGTCACCTACTTCACCAGAGGCCGGGGTAACATGAAATATACAAAATATGTGCTGTTTCTGATTGTAATAATTTGACAAAATGATACTCATTTCACAAGCCAATTTGACGAATTTGACAATGTGAGAATAATGCACAGCGACCAAAAGAAATCTGCTATTAGAGAGCTGCAACATCTTAAGTCCTTGAGGCATGTATTGTCCATTTTGAACCCCCACAACCATAATCAATGTTCAACTTCTCCAAAACCTTTGCATTCTGTAGAAAATAGTCCACAATCTCCCACTCTTCTTTCGACCCATTGAAGTCGGTAATTTCCATTACCTTGAGGTGAAAGAGCAAACAAGAAGGCACAACATTCTGAGCTAGATTCCAACTTGATTGTGGAAACATTCCATATTCATATCCAAGACCCTGGAtagaaaaaaattggataagGTGACAAGTGCATGCTACTTAGATATAAGAAAGACAATACCTCTCAACTCACCTCTTTGAAAACAAGGGTTTCTAGACGTGGGGAGTTCTCCAGCAACTCCGGCAGAAATTTCCATCGAACACCGCGAACATCACCAAGCTCCAAGTAAGTCATATTAGGGAACTTTGGTAGTTGACAATCACACATATAAATATCCTTTACACAAGAACACTTAAGTGAGTCAAATGTTAGAGATTGATAGGCAAATTTTACTAGCAAGCAATAAATACAACCATGGATTGTCACTGAAGATTAGATCAGCAGTTAACTAGCAAGCAATAAATACAACCATGGATTGTCACTGAAGATTAGATCAGCAGTTAACTATACCAAGGGATAAGCTATCAACAATTATACCTCCATCATGACATTTAAGTGTAGAAATTGTACGTTGGCCATCCCCTTGAAAAGATCAGTAAGAGCTTTAGAGATAGCTGAAGCGTCAGTCTCAATAGACCCCATTTCCATATCCCAAGCATATAAACAAATATCAGCTCTAATGAGATGATGTAAGTTTTCAATTGAATAACTACCATCTGCTGCAGAATCACTGATCGTGAGGTATAAAAGTGCTGGGGTGTCAAGCACAATCTTGCGCTCAAAACCATGAGGTGGCCTTACATAACCAAACAAACAATCATGCATAAACAAGCTCGTGAGCATAGGCGCAACAATGTTAATCAGACTAACATTTTCCCCCACACATTGATACATACGCAGCTCTTCAAGCAAGGGGCAGCCGAATAGGAACCTGTTGATTGAGTCACCATCTACAAATTCTATACCAAAAAGATGTAGAATCCGGAGACTTGGTAGAGAAACCGAAGTAGGTACAGTATTCATATCACCATAAGTTTTCAGTTTTAATACCACCAGAGTGCTACAAGTAAAGAGGTCCTGAGGCAGCATAGTAGAATGTTCCATCCGGAAGGACAAATCAAGATCAAGTTCTCGAACATTTCGCAATAATGTATCAGCAATCCATCCATTAACAAGTGAAGCATCATAACTTTGACTGCACTTGAGACGGAACCTCTGTACACATGAAACATGATGCAACAATACTCGACACACAAAACTCGTAAAACTCCTCTGCAGCAATGGATCGGTACTTTTGTTTTGAGGACATAACAATAACTGATCATCAATATCGAAACTGGTGATTGAAGTCCATAATTGTTTCCATCTTGTCGATAGGACACTAGTTGACACTGCGTATTTTGTGGGAAGACGGGAAAGGATTTGAGCAATAAGACTGTTTGGTAAGTTGCTGATCCTATCTTCATACTGCTCCTCTGAAAGCTTCTGCCTTTTTAAGATTGAACCCATGATATCTCTTAGGGTATCTGCCTACAAATTGTGAACAGCAAAAGAGGTTTTTCTCTCAGAGATTAAAAGAAATCAGGAAGAAACAGGAAACCCAAAAAAACGTTTGGGAAAagccaagaaaagaaaatggagcaacaatgaaaataacaagagcagaagagaagagaagaaaagaaaagaaaaggagaggagTTATTACccttaattgaaataaataaaccaTTAGCCACTTAAATCAAGCCCCAAAAGCCCTTCGCCTCGCCTAATGTAGGAAAGAATTGAACAGCTGGAGTGCTGGGAAAGTAAAAGACTAGGGGGGTGTTTTGGAGCTGTGAACAGTGCTAGTGAATACTAATAGGGAAAGAAGACCCTAGACGTCAAACCAAGAATTTTTATATTCTCAGTCGTCATTCATAATACGGAAGTTTCATCAGTTTATATGCTTCACAACACTGTTGAACACATAAGACTATTCCCAGGGAAGAACTAATATGCCATATGATGAATGAACCTCATAAATAACTACTAGGGTGTATATGTGGTTCGTGTATGTTCATGTGGCCCATGGGCTACCCCTAGAGCTCATGACAACTGCAAAACTACCAAAATACTCTTGGCCTATCATGGTGGACTCATCATCGCCTAAGTGGGTTTGAAGTGCACAAGGAGCCTCACTGCACCCCAGGCGCTTAAGCTTGCTTTTCGACAACTAATTTGTGACAACTGCAATGTGAaggggaaaattttatttgaggTGTAACATCTTCAATATGGTTCATGACCTTCATATACATACGTTTACAATTTTCATCGATGAAAGATAACACGGGAATACAATTCAACGGACAACATCGTAATTTTTATTCACaaattttccaaatttcaagacaacaaaaatatacacCCATATCCAGAGCAATTCAAATGCATACCTCCAACTCATGGTCCACCTCAACCAAATACCATTTAATCCATCACATATTTAGGCAATGCGctctaaaaaaatttgtcgTGCATCATCATCATGTAAAAGTTATTTGAAAAAGCGCTAGTGCCACAGCATACAGCTGTGTGGCACAGGGGCTTGCGCCACTTAGCGTGTAGAGCCAATCTAAGTGGCGCTACTTGGGTAGAGCCATTTGAAGTGGCTCTACTAAGTAGgtttaaaaatagtttgaaaactagAGTATTCTAGccaattgttttaaaaaagagattactttgataaaaaaaactctctctatGTTTGTGATGCAGTCCACAAGAAGAccaaggaatcaaataagaagcTAGAATCAGAAGTCCACATCCTTGAGATTACTTTTACTGCGCTTGTCAACTACatcacttcaatttttttgcgaATTGGCAAGTACAATACATTTGTTGAGGGCTAGCAAATGATGCAAATTCAACCTGTTAAAgcttttactaaaaaaaataccttttctacaaaatctatatctatatatctgGATGAGTATGGTGTGGTACCcgatcttttattttgttttggggaAGGTAAGCAAGCATGtttgcaaaagaaaagagcCAGAAGGGGCACAACCTTTACAAAAACAGTGCCTACCAAAAGAGCTCAATAAGAAGGAAAGATGTTTACCTGATCTGTCTCCGGCAGTCagcgaaaataaaaaatagaaagcaaatgtggagagagagagagagaatgcgaACGCAAGAAAGACCAATTGAGCAGAACATTTGACTATAGGGTTAAATACCTAAACACCCTTCGAAGTATACCTCTTTATCTCGCTCACCCCTTCTAAGAATTTCGCATACGGACAGATCCCTTCATTAAAGTTTTCGCTGAGAGGACCCAACTCCGTTGGACAGAATGAATAAAAAGACCATTATGTCCTTACCTATTTATACTCACAAGAGACCCACACCAGTTTccacacttctctctctcccaccctCTCTCcgtccaatctccactctcccaACAGACCCACACCTGTTCCGGCGAAGTCCCAACCACTCCACAACTTCTCCTTACCTCTATTGAAATGGCCCAAGACCCACACCAAcaaccactaccaccaccgccTCGCGGGCTTCTTCCCAACGCCCGACTTCTCCTCCTTGCACCGCCACTCCCCGGCGTGGCGCCAGTCCTTGTTCCTCAATTCGGCGTTGTGGAGGCGATCTCACATACGCGGCGACTCCGCTTCGGAGTCGGAATCCAGCCACACCGCATGAACAAATCACGTAGAACAGTTTTAGAACAACCAATCCATTCAAAAACTGCACAAGGAGTATGGATTCTGGAAAGATCATCAACGAGGCTATCTAAATGGACGAATGTGGCCAATAAAAAGAATAGATGCTGCTACAGTCGAATCACCATTCCTGAAACCCCAGAAAACGagaaagaatagagaaagaTGCTGCTACAGTAGTATCATCATTTCTGAAACCctaagaaagagagagagagagagagagagagagagagagagagaagagagccAGAAATTCTGACCTTAACGacggcagcagcagcagcgaTCGTCAGCAACCGGGAGAGAGAATGTGGGGGAAGCAGAAGCAGATGTATAACAGTTACACACCTCTCGAGCACACCATCAAatcggattaaaaaaaacacacaagtttttttttttttttaaatggggaGGGGCATCAACTATCAGACAAAACATTTTTACTTCCGGCGAGAATTGAACGCTCACTTTAAATTTAACCACGCAAACTCTTTCATTTTGTGGCGAGAATCGAACTCTCACCTTAAATtgaac contains the following coding sequences:
- the LOC131298127 gene encoding F-box/LRR-repeat protein At4g14103-like isoform X1 codes for the protein MVYLFQLRADTLRDIMGSILKRQKLSEEQYEDRISNLPNSLIAQILSRLPTKYAVSTSVLSTRWKQLWTSITSFDIDDQLLLCPQNKSTDPLLQRSFTSFVCRVLLHHVSCVQRFRLKCSQSYDASLVNGWIADTLLRNVRELDLDLSFRMEHSTMLPQDLFTCSTLVVLKLKTYGDMNTVPTSVSLPSLRILHLFGIEFVDGDSINRFLFGCPLLEELRMYQCVGENVSLINIVAPMLTSLFMHDCLFGYVRPPHGFERKIVLDTPALLYLTISDSAADGSYSIENLHHLIRADICLYAWDMEMGSIETDASAISKALTDLFKGMANVQFLHLNVMMEDIYMCDCQLPKFPNMTYLELGDVRGVRWKFLPELLENSPRLETLVFKEGLGYEYGMFPQSSWNLAQNVVPSCLLFHLKVMEITDFNGSKEEWEIVDYFLQNAKVLEKLNIDYGCGGSKWTIHASRT
- the LOC131298127 gene encoding F-box/LRR-repeat protein At4g14103-like isoform X2; the encoded protein is MGSILKRQKLSEEQYEDRISNLPNSLIAQILSRLPTKYAVSTSVLSTRWKQLWTSITSFDIDDQLLLCPQNKSTDPLLQRSFTSFVCRVLLHHVSCVQRFRLKCSQSYDASLVNGWIADTLLRNVRELDLDLSFRMEHSTMLPQDLFTCSTLVVLKLKTYGDMNTVPTSVSLPSLRILHLFGIEFVDGDSINRFLFGCPLLEELRMYQCVGENVSLINIVAPMLTSLFMHDCLFGYVRPPHGFERKIVLDTPALLYLTISDSAADGSYSIENLHHLIRADICLYAWDMEMGSIETDASAISKALTDLFKGMANVQFLHLNVMMEDIYMCDCQLPKFPNMTYLELGDVRGVRWKFLPELLENSPRLETLVFKEGLGYEYGMFPQSSWNLAQNVVPSCLLFHLKVMEITDFNGSKEEWEIVDYFLQNAKVLEKLNIDYGCGGSKWTIHASRT